Proteins from a genomic interval of Symmachiella macrocystis:
- a CDS encoding outer membrane beta-barrel protein: MPDILQNIFEVMSRGKALAATLLIGGIGFLAPQGADAGEFANHYYGQGGCACEAPSCDNGCDNGCGCEESNDPWKLFSEPVGGFDIGGWTQWGYTSESTGMFNDIPDRFNNHQSWIYAEKVADGSNGWDWGARADLMYGTDSYDTQAFGNNPGRWDYENGWDHGIYGWAMPQAYGEIANGDLSVKFGHFFTLVGYEVVPATGNFFFSHAYTMYNSEPFTHTGALATYKASDDVTLYGGWTLGWDTGFDQFDGGSSFLGGAALGLTDDATLTYILTAGNMGQRGDGYSHSIVLDVNITEKWNYVLQSDLVSFDTGAGQNDEYGINQYLFYTVNDEVKLGSRVEWWSSDAGFDHGGQSQVAGGQHSYYEATFGVNYKPIANLIVRPEYRHDWFPHGEYTQDIFGVDAILTF, encoded by the coding sequence ATGCCGGACATTCTGCAAAACATCTTCGAAGTTATGTCGCGTGGGAAAGCATTAGCTGCCACGCTTCTCATTGGCGGTATCGGATTCCTCGCCCCCCAAGGCGCCGATGCCGGTGAATTCGCCAACCACTATTACGGCCAAGGTGGCTGTGCTTGTGAAGCGCCCAGTTGCGACAATGGTTGCGACAACGGCTGTGGTTGCGAAGAATCCAACGACCCCTGGAAACTCTTCTCCGAGCCCGTTGGTGGGTTCGATATTGGTGGATGGACCCAATGGGGTTACACCAGCGAATCAACCGGAATGTTCAACGACATCCCGGACCGATTCAACAACCACCAAAGCTGGATCTACGCTGAAAAAGTCGCCGACGGTTCCAACGGTTGGGACTGGGGTGCACGGGCCGACTTGATGTACGGTACCGATTCCTACGACACCCAAGCCTTCGGTAATAATCCCGGTCGGTGGGATTACGAGAATGGCTGGGACCATGGTATCTATGGTTGGGCGATGCCGCAGGCTTACGGTGAAATCGCCAATGGCGACTTGTCAGTGAAATTCGGTCACTTTTTCACGTTGGTCGGTTATGAAGTCGTCCCCGCGACCGGGAACTTCTTCTTCAGCCATGCCTACACCATGTACAACAGTGAACCGTTCACTCACACCGGTGCGTTGGCTACCTACAAAGCCAGCGACGATGTGACCCTGTACGGTGGTTGGACGTTGGGATGGGACACCGGCTTCGATCAATTCGATGGCGGCAGTAGCTTCCTCGGTGGTGCCGCATTGGGACTGACCGACGACGCCACGTTGACCTACATCTTGACGGCTGGCAACATGGGCCAACGTGGTGATGGCTATTCGCACAGTATTGTGTTGGATGTGAATATCACCGAAAAGTGGAACTACGTTCTGCAAAGCGACTTGGTCTCGTTTGACACCGGTGCTGGACAAAATGATGAATACGGTATCAACCAATACCTGTTCTACACCGTCAACGACGAAGTCAAACTTGGTTCGCGGGTGGAATGGTGGAGCTCGGACGCCGGATTCGATCACGGTGGACAATCCCAAGTCGCTGGTGGACAACACTCCTACTACGAAGCCACCTTCGGTGTGAACTACAAACCGATCGCCAACTTGATCGTCCGTCCGGAATACCGCCACGATTGGTTCCCGCACGGTGAGTACACGCAAGACATCTTCGGCGTCGATGCGATCCTGACCTTCTAA